The window ATATAGATTTTTCTGGAAAGTCAAGTTTTACAAATATAGGATTTTTAATATGGTCAAATATAACATTTGCCATATCCTCAACACTAGCTCCCATAAGTATTGCGTTTGTCATTTGCTTATGAATACTTTCTATTTTTTGTAAAATATAAGCTTGTCTATTAAATATTTCTCTAAAAATAGGGGTAATTATATCCGAAAGTGCTGTTGCATAATAAAGATCTATTATAGGAAACTTTAGTTCATTGGCTAATTGAATTACCTCATCTGGAAGACTATTAAGATAAGGATATATTTTAATTCCTATACCTGCTAACTTTTTCTTAGAGCATTCTTTAATAAGATTCATTTGTTCTTCCATATTATCAGCATTAAAAGAATATGCTGTTGTTAAAAGAAGTTCCCCCTCATCAACCCAGTTAAGAACATCTGGATCTGCCATTACATTTACCTGTGTAATAATATTATTCTCTCCTCCAGAACCTGCCACAAGTCTTGATTCTTTCATACATTCCATTTTCAAAATATCATCAATTGTAACTCCATTTTTTATCATTACACTCATCACCTTTATAAGTATTCAATCATTCTTTATCTATCATTTTTCTAATAGATTAAAGATACCATTTAGTCAATAAAATATCAATTTCAATATACATCTTCTAACTTATAATAAATGATAACATTTTTTTAATAATTTATTAATATTTTATTTATTTAATAATCTAAAATGTAATATATTAAATACACAAATGCATAAATATAGGTATATCTTCAAAATACTCATCTCCATCACATCAGATGCACTTTTTAATAACTTTTACTTTTTATAATTTAATAAGTTTTTAGGAGGTATTTTATGCAAACCCAAAGTATTGACAAATTAAATGAGAAATTACCAGTTAGTCAGTTAATTCCTTTGGGACTTCAACATGTACTTGCGATGTATGCAGGTGCTGTTATAGTTCCTATTATCGTTGGTCAAGGTATAGGTCTTAATCCAAAGCAATTAGCCTATCTTGTTGCTGCAGATCTTTTCACCTGTGGTATTGCAACTTTAATTCAAACTCTAGGTATTTTGAACTTCGCAGGTATTCGTCTTCCTGTTGTTTTAGGCTGTGCCTTTCAAGCTGTATTCCCAATGATTTCAATTGGAAAAGACTATGGAATAGAAGCTATTTACGGTTCAATTATTTCCTCTGGGATATTTGTACTTTTTGCAGCATACTTTTTCGGTAAGCTTCTTAAATTCTTCCCACCCGTTGTTATAGGTTCGATTATTACAATCATTGGACTATCTCTTATTGGTGTTGCTTTTAATAATTTAGGTGGAGGTGCACAGGCTACTGCCTCAAAAACATTTGGAAGTCTTCAAAACATTGGAATTGGAATTTTTACTTTGTTAATCATAATTTTATCTAACAAGTTTTTCAAAGGATTTATGCAAACCATATCTGTTTTAATAGGTATTATATCTGGTACAATCCTTGCCTATCTAGCAGGCATAGTTAGCCTTGATAATATTGTAAATGAACCATGGCTTAATATTGTTACACCATTTTACTTTGGTTTCCCTAAGTTCGTACCAGCAGCTATATTTACCCTATGCCTAGTGTCACTTGTTAGTATGATAGAATCAACTGGAGTATTTTTTGCAACAGGAAATGTTTGCGAAAAGAAAATAGAGGAAAAGGATATTGTAAAAGGTATACGCGCTGAAGGAATTGCTCAGGTTCTAGGGGGTATATTTAATGCATTCCCATATACTACATTTTCTCAAAACGTTGGTCTTATAGCTCTTACTAAAGTAAGAAGTAGATATGTTGTTGTATCTGCAGGAATTATTTTAATTATTCTTGGTACTATTCCTAAGTTTGCTGCAATCGCTACAATAATACCTCCTTGTGTACTTGGAGGTGCTATGATTGCATTGTTTGGTATGGTTGCTATATCAGGAATTAAAACATTATCTGTTGTTGATTTTACCAAAACATCTAATATGTTAATTGCAGCTTGTTCTATCGCAGTTGGACTTGGGGTTTCAATTACCCCAGACCTTTTCGCCTTTTTCCCTAAGAACTTAAAACTGTTTTTTGAAAGTGGAATAGTTTCAGGTAGTATAGTTGCTATACTTCTTAATATACTACTTAACTGGAATGAATTAAAAGGCAATGTAAAGCCTGAAATGGTTTTACCAGATGAACATTCACTTTAAATTATTATGTAACTATAAAGAAAAGCTATCAGAAACTTGATAGCTTTTCTTTTCATGTTCAAAATTTGTTAACTTTTCCACTAACCCTATTATTTACTTCTACTTTGAGTATAAATTTAGCTCTTTTTGGTTAACTTAAAACCTAATATATTAATTTTTTCTCCCCTTGTACGAACATTAATAATATCTATAAATTAATAGTGATTTTCAATTAATACAAAGAAACTCTATTTCCATTGACTACTTTTTTTTATTAGGGATATACTTTTATTATATATTCTTTATTTTTATACTTTTTATATTAATTAAAAAGGGGGTATCGTTACGATGCAAAATCATACAGTAGACAAGGTAAATGAAAAGTTACCACTTTACCAACTTCTGCCCTTAGGACTTCAAC of the Clostridium cylindrosporum DSM 605 genome contains:
- a CDS encoding nucleobase:cation symporter-2 family protein, encoding MQTQSIDKLNEKLPVSQLIPLGLQHVLAMYAGAVIVPIIVGQGIGLNPKQLAYLVAADLFTCGIATLIQTLGILNFAGIRLPVVLGCAFQAVFPMISIGKDYGIEAIYGSIISSGIFVLFAAYFFGKLLKFFPPVVIGSIITIIGLSLIGVAFNNLGGGAQATASKTFGSLQNIGIGIFTLLIIILSNKFFKGFMQTISVLIGIISGTILAYLAGIVSLDNIVNEPWLNIVTPFYFGFPKFVPAAIFTLCLVSLVSMIESTGVFFATGNVCEKKIEEKDIVKGIRAEGIAQVLGGIFNAFPYTTFSQNVGLIALTKVRSRYVVVSAGIILIILGTIPKFAAIATIIPPCVLGGAMIALFGMVAISGIKTLSVVDFTKTSNMLIAACSIAVGLGVSITPDLFAFFPKNLKLFFESGIVSGSIVAILLNILLNWNELKGNVKPEMVLPDEHSL